One Vulcanisaeta thermophila genomic region harbors:
- a CDS encoding superoxide dismutase: MSLPSTLFKRYELPPLPYSINALEPYISGQVIDVHYNGHHKGYVNGANATIERLEKIIKGEVTSYDIQGLLRNLFFNVNGHKLHTLYWYSMAPAGKGGGTPGGYLGDLITKQFGSFDKFKAVFTEVMRSLPGCGWTVLYYDPETGNLEFTTFENHYNQHIAELPILLIVDEFEHAYYLQYKNNRNGYIDAIWNVLNWDEAERRLTKYIK, encoded by the coding sequence CCCTGGAACCATACATAAGCGGGCAGGTAATTGACGTCCACTACAACGGGCACCATAAGGGCTACGTCAACGGGGCCAACGCAACCATAGAGAGGCTTGAGAAGATAATCAAGGGTGAGGTGACGAGCTACGACATACAGGGCCTACTTAGGAACTTATTCTTCAATGTGAACGGGCACAAGCTGCACACGCTCTACTGGTACTCCATGGCCCCAGCGGGCAAGGGTGGTGGAACACCTGGGGGCTACCTAGGCGACCTAATAACTAAGCAGTTTGGGAGCTTCGACAAGTTCAAGGCTGTGTTCACCGAGGTCATGAGGTCCCTACCAGGGTGTGGATGGACCGTGCTCTACTACGACCCAGAAACAGGAAACCTGGAATTCACCACCTTCGAGAACCACTACAACCAGCACATTGCGGAGCTGCCCATATTATTAATAGTGGATGAGTTCGAGCACGCCTACTACCTCCAGTACAAGAATAATAGGAATGGCTACATAGACGCCATATGGAACGTACTCAATTGGGATGAGGCCGAGAGAAGGCTCACGAAGTACATAAAGTAA
- a CDS encoding NAD(P)-dependent oxidoreductase: MVRVGLVGLGVMGWRIAKNLRDDGLLVGIYNRTQEKAQRFAREYGVEAFKTPAELTRNVDVIITMLSDDDAVRAVITGPEGVLTGLRGGELVIDMSTISPSTSIELAGLVKSRGADMVDAPVIGTSVAVERRELVVLVGGTDEAFQRARDILIHTAKVVVHVGPNGYGLYAKLINNALLGSYVVALAEAVNLGRAFGLSDSVIMDVLTRLSSARSPTSELKVPKILSNDFSVQFAVRHMRKDLDIISREAALRGVPIPMASLALQFYRMAERAGFSDEDFAAVFKILSVGR; this comes from the coding sequence ATGGTTAGGGTTGGTTTAGTGGGGCTTGGGGTCATGGGGTGGAGGATCGCTAAAAACCTGAGGGACGATGGCCTATTAGTTGGGATCTACAATAGGACCCAGGAGAAGGCCCAACGCTTTGCTAGGGAGTACGGTGTTGAGGCCTTCAAAACGCCAGCTGAGTTAACCAGAAACGTTGATGTCATCATAACCATGCTAAGCGATGATGATGCCGTGAGGGCCGTAATAACAGGGCCTGAGGGCGTGCTAACGGGGTTGAGGGGCGGTGAGCTAGTTATTGACATGTCCACCATATCCCCAAGCACATCAATTGAGTTGGCTGGGCTCGTTAAATCCAGGGGTGCTGATATGGTGGATGCGCCCGTGATAGGAACCTCAGTGGCTGTGGAGAGGAGGGAGTTGGTGGTTCTCGTTGGAGGCACTGACGAGGCGTTCCAGAGAGCCCGTGACATCCTCATTCACACGGCTAAGGTTGTGGTTCACGTGGGGCCCAATGGGTATGGATTATACGCGAAACTAATCAACAATGCCCTACTGGGATCCTACGTGGTTGCGCTGGCGGAGGCTGTGAACCTGGGCAGGGCCTTTGGGCTTAGTGACTCGGTGATCATGGACGTGCTAACAAGGCTATCAAGCGCCAGATCGCCCACGTCTGAGTTGAAGGTTCCAAAGATACTCTCCAATGACTTCAGCGTCCAGTTCGCGGTGAGGCATATGAGGAAGGACCTGGACATAATAAGTAGGGAAGCAGCGCTGAGGGGTGTGCCAATACCCATGGCCTCACTAGCCCTGCAATTTTACAGGATGGCTGAGAGGGCTGGTTTTTCCGATGAGGATTTCGCAGCCGTGTTTAAAATACTTAGCGTTGGAAGATAA